The Arachis ipaensis cultivar K30076 chromosome B10, Araip1.1, whole genome shotgun sequence DNA window tctgctttacgacttaagcgtaaggctctgtgtggtagggttttatattatggtatcagagaaGTTCATTCCTGTAGAGCTTGAGGGACGGATTGactatgcttctgggcatactctgATGACTCGTGGACGCGGACGCGGTTGAAGAAAAGGCCGAAATATTAATGCGGAACCTGAAATCACTATGAATAAACCTGTGAACTTTACGAATGCTTTGGAAAACATGATAGCTACTATGCAAGCAACGGCTGAAGCCACTGATCAGCAAGTTAATAATGGAAACGGGGGTAATGGCGAAAATGGGCCGATGACCTTAGCAACCTTTTTGAAGATAAATCCACCAACTTTTAGAAGAATCATAAATCCAACAAAAGCTGATAATTGGTTTCAGGCAATGGAACGAGCCTTGCAAGCGCAACAAGTGTCTGAAGATCAGTGTGTTGAGTTTGCTACTTATCAGCTGATGGGTGAAGCTCAGTATTAGTGGCAAGGGACCCGACACCTTCTGCAGCAAGATAATGTTGCTATCCCTTGGAATGTATTCCAATCCAAGTTTTATAAGAATTATTTCCCAAACTCAATAAGGACAGCAAAGGAGCTTGAGTTGTTACAGCTCAAGCAAGGTCCTATGTCAGTGACAGAGTATACCAGTCGGTTTAAGGAACTATGCCAGTTTTCTAGGATTTGTTAGGGTGCTCTGGGTGATTTTGAAGAATGGAAATGCATAAAATATGAAGGTGGTCTGTGGAGTGATATTCTGAGTACAGTGGGTCCATTGGAGATCAGAACTTTTTTTGAATTAGTAAACAAGAGTAGAGTTGCCGAGGATTGTGTGAGAAAGGCAGTATTGGACAAGGGTGATCATCGAGCTTTTGTTAGGAGAGATCAGGGAAGAAACTTTGTGCCTAGAGGACAGAATTTCAAGCAAGACGGTTATGTCCCACAATAACTGGGTCAGAATAACTTTCGGAGATTCAATAGTAACAATAACCAGGGAAGAGGCAAAGGAAAGCAGATTGAAAATCCTCCCAATAACTTGACATGTAGGAGATGTGGGGCATATCATCTTAACACTCCATGTGGAGCTAGACAGGGTATATGCTACTACTATGGTGGAGCCGGACATCTATCTTGGAACTGTCTAGAGAATAAAAGACAGGAAGCTGAGAGAGTTCAGCAGCAGGGACGTGTGTTTACCATGTCAGCAGATAGTGCTGAGAGGTCAGACACTCTGATCAGAGATAGATATGAAATTGGTAGAAAAATATTAATTGCTTTATTTGATATTGGGGCATCACATTTATTTATATTGTTTGAGAAAGCcagtgagttaggattgaagataaCCATGCTAACCTATGATCTGCAAGTACATACTCCTGCCTTTGAGGCTGTCGTAACTAGATTAGGCTGTTAACAAGTTCCGTTTCGAATTAAGCACCGAAATTTTGTTCATAATTTAATTTGTCTGCCGATGACTGGTCTCGATCTCATTttgggattggattggttatcAAAGAatcatgttctgcttgattattTTGAAACATCACTGCAATTTATGTCAGAAGGTTCAGAAGGACCGGTGGTGGCGAATGGATATTACTTGAATTCTGTCATGGTAAATTGTAGTGGGAGTGAGTGTTCAGGATTCATACTATTGGCTGCCAATGTATCGGGCGATGAAAAAAGTTTGAAGCAGATTCCAGATGTGAAGGAATTTCCAGAAGTATTTACTGAGGATATACCTGAATTTTCTCCTTCTCGAGAAATTGAATTTGCGATTGAGCTGGTTCTTAGAGCAGGACCAATTTCAATTGCGCCTTACCGAATGTCGCCTTTGGAGTTGGATGAACTTAAGGCTCAGCTGGAGGAGTTAATGAGTAAGAACTTCATTTGTCCGAGCATTTCTTTGTGGGAGCACCGGTGTTGTTGGTGAAAAAGAAGGATGGAAGTATGCGGCTATCCGTAGATTACAGACAACTAAACAAAGTAACCATAAAAAATAAATACCCATTGCCAAGAATTGATGATCTGATGGACCAATTGCAAGGAGCTGGTGTCTTTTCCAAGATCGACTTAAGGTCTAGTTATCACTAGATAAGAGTGAGAGATGAAGATATTTCGAAAACCGGTTTTAGGactcgatatggtcactatgaaTACACTGTGATGTCATTTGGGTTAACCAATGTCCCTGTGGTATTCATGGACTATATGAACCGGATATTTTGTCCTTTTCTGGATAGATTTGTCATCATCTTCATTAATGATATTCTAATCTACTCTAAGACTAAGGAGGAGCACGCGTAATACTTGCAGATCATGCTGCACATTTTGAAAGAAAGGAAGTTGTACGCTAAACTTTCTAAATGTGAATTCTGGAAGAATGAGATGAAATTTCTAGGTCACGTAGTAAGTAAGCTGGGAATAGTAGTGAATCCTTCTAAGGTTGAGGTAGTAATGGATTGGGGACAACCTACATCAATGGCAGAGATAAGAAGCTTTTTAAGTTTGGCAGGATATTATCGGAGGTTTATCAAGGGTTTTTCATAAATTGCATTGCCTTTGACAAAGTTAACTCGAAAGGATGAGCCATTTGCCTAGACATCAGAATGTGAGGAGAGCTTTCAAGCTTTAAAGCGAAAACTGACTACAGTGCCTGTGCTTGTGTTACCCAAACCTAATGAGCCTTATGAAGTGTATTGCGATGCTTCGTTGAAAGGTCTGGGATGTGTGTTGATGCAACACCAGAACATGGTAgcttacgcatcgcgtcagctgagacATCATGAGATgaattacccaactcatgacttggaatcaGCGGTAGTTGTATTTGTATTGAAGATTTGGAGGCATTACTTGTATGAAGTGAAGTTTTAAGTCTTCTCTGATTACAAGAGTCTTAagtatctctttgatcagaaggaGCTCAACGTGCGgtaaaggaggtggatggagttgtTGGAGGATTACGACTTTGAGTTAAGTTACCACCCAGGGAAGGCAAACGTTGTAGTGGATGCATTGAGTCGGAGGTCGTTGACGGTCGCTTGGATGATGATTAAGGAAGAGGAGTTGGTGAGCAAGTTTGGGGATTTAAGATTGGGTGTCGGAGAATTTAATGGGAGTGTATGCCTGAACCAACTGTAGATCTCTAGTAACTTCAAGTCCAAAATTTTAAAAGCTCAACAAGACGATCAAGAGTTACAGAAGGTGCTGTCGGCAATCGAGAAGGGAAAGCGATGGGGAGTTTCCTGGGACGGAGATGGAATATGGAGGTACAAGGATAGAATTTGCGTGCCGAATGTTGGGAATTTATGGCAAGATATCTTGAAAGAGGCGCATAGGAGCGGATTCTCTATCCACCGGGGAAGTACCAACATGTACCATAATCTAAAggcaatgttctggtggccgggaaTGAAGAATGCTGTTGCATTGCATGTTTCAAAATGTTTGACTTGTCAGAAAGTACAGATTGAACACCAGAGACCATCCGGAATATTACAACCTCTAGAAATTCCGCAATGGAAATGGAAAAGTATCGCAATGGACTTTGTATCTGGAATGCTGAGAATTCGGGTAGGATTTGACGCAGTATGGGTGATTGTGGATTGACTGacaaagtcagctcactttttacccGTTCAGATGAATTGTAACTTTGAGGAGCTAGAACGTTTGTACATCAAGAAAATTGTAAGGTTGCATGGCGTGCCTACCACCATAATCTCTGACAGAGATCCTTGTTTCACTTcaagattctggggagctttccagTGGGCGTTTGGAACTCAGTTGAGTTTAAGTATAGTGTATCATCCTCAAATCGATGGCCAATCAGAGAGGATAATTCAAACCCTAGAGAATATGTTGAGGACTTGCATTTTGGACCAActggcgagttgggatcggtatatgtcGCTAGTGGAGTTTGCGTATAATAACAGTTACCATGCAAGCATCAGAATGGCTCTGTATGAGGTTTTGTATGGGAGAAAGTGCCAATTTCCGCTATTTTGGTTTGAAGCTGGGAAAACAAGTTTGTTAGGACTTGAGTTTTTTCTGAAACCGCCGAACAGAATAAGAAAATCCAAAACTGAATGCTTACCGCTCTGAGTCGCCAGAAGAGCTACGCCGATCAGAGACGGAAGCTGTTAGAATTTAATAAAGGAGATCATGTATTCCTAAGAGTTACTCCAACAACAGGAGTGGATAGAGAGATTAAAGCAAAGAAATTGAATCCTCGTTATATCGGTCCGTTTCAGATCCTGAAGAGAATCGGGCCGGTGGTGTATCGGATAGCTCTACCACCG harbors:
- the LOC107620555 gene encoding uncharacterized protein LOC107620555, translating into MIATMQATAEATDQQVNNGNGGNGENGPMTLATFLKINPPTFRRIINPTKADNWFQAMERALQAQQVSEDQCVEFATYQLMGGLWSDILSTVGPLEIRTFFELVNKSRVAEDCVRKAVLDKGDHRAFGRGKGKQIENPPNNLTCRRCGAYHLNTPCGARQGICYYYGGAGHLSWNCLENKRQEAERVQQQGRVFTMSADSAERSDTLIRDRYEIGRKILIALFDIGASHLFILFEKASELGLKITMLTYDLQVHTPAFEAVVTRLGC